Within the Bradyrhizobium ottawaense genome, the region GCGTGCCGGTCTTCGACACGCCGGAAAACGTCCGCGCCGCCGAAATGGCGACGCGCGAACTGAACGCAGGCCTGCTCGGCGTCATGCTCGAGGGCAAATACGCCGACGGCTTCCTCGCATATTCCGGCAAGGACGCCCCGAAATTCACGCCTGAGGAACTGAAGATCATCGGCGCCAAAAACGATTTTGTCGGCCTCAACATCTACGCGCCGCAATTCTACATTGCCGCGTCCGACCAGAAGCCCGGCTGGAAGGTGCTGCCGTTCCCGGCCTCGTTCCCGCACATGAATTCGGAGTGGCTGCGGGTGGGCCCGGAAGTCATCTATTGGGCGCCGCGGTTGGCCGCAAAAATCTGGAACCTCGACACCATCTACATCAGCGAGAACGGCACCTCGTCGGAGGACAAGATCGCGGCCGACGGCCAGGTCTACGATCTCGATCGCATCATGTTCCTGCGAAATTATCTGCGGCAATTGCAGCGCGCGACCGCCGAAGGCGTACCGGTTCGCGGCTATTTCCTGTGGAGCCTGATGGACAATTTCGAATGGATCTTCGGTTTCGAAAAGCGCTTCGGGCTCTACCACGTCGATTTCGAGACGCAGAAGCGGACCGCAAAACTCAGCGCGGCGTTTTACCGCGAGGTGGTAGTGCGAAATGCGATCGGCGCCTGAGCAGAAGTCATCATCAAGTCAGTCGTTGGCTGCGAATTGAGCGATCGACCGCGTTTTAACATCGGTCGCCACAGTGGTGGCGGGTTCCTGCGCCAGTTTCCGCGATGATTCGTGACTGACAAAGACGCCTGCGGCCGTGACCATCAGCACAACGTAAAGAGCGAACATACCGCCGACCCGTCGCCAGTAGATCCGGCCATCGTCGGGCGTCAGACTTTGGATGAGCGAGCGCATGGTTGCCTCCTCAAGGAGCGAATGCGTCGCGTATAGCTCGCCCCCCGCGCGGCGTGTGTGACGCAGTTCACAGAGACCTTTCGAAAACGGAGAACCCGTGACCGGCCCGGAATTGAAGAAACTGCGCGAACATCTCGGTGAGGCCATCGGCCGGAATCTGACGGTAGCCGACATGGCCAAACTCTGCGGGCTGCCGGAACAGGACGGCGCCAGCACGATCCGGAAATGGGAGGTTTCAGGTCCGAGCGGGCCGGTGGCCGAGTTGTTGCGGATCCTGGCGATGGCGAGCGACCATTATCCGATCCTCGAAATGTTCAACGTGTTCGACCGCCACGACGTCGCGGTAAAGGACCGCCCCGCCCGCCGGCAGGCCTTCCGCGAGCAGATGCTGAGCGATGTGCTGCGGCGGATTGGTTAAGCGAAGCTTGCCGCACGGGCCGTTGGGGCTTCGAAAATTAAGCCTTTCTTCAGCTTTGATTAGGCCCCTGTTAAGTACAAAAAACGTTTACCTGCCAATGGGTTGGGTTGCCATCCACTGTGTCCGACGAGTGACAGCATTTTATTCAAAAGCTGTCTAACTGCCGGCCATGGACGACGCCCGCACGCGGTGTCTCCCAACCATTTCGGAGACCAAGATCATGAAGAAGTTCCTGCTCGCCACCGTCGCCCTCGCAGCGTTCGCCGCGCCTGCCCTCGGCGCCGATCTCGGCGCCCGCCCCTATTACAACAAGTCAGCGCCGGTCTACGCCGCGCCGCTGTACAACTGGACCGGCTTCTACATCGGCGGCCACATCGGCGGCGCCTTCGCCGGCAGTAACAATCTCAACGGCCTGGTGCTGAGCGATTACAGCACCCGCTTCCTTGGCGGTTTGCAGGCCGGCGCCGACTACCAGTTCGCACCGAACTGGGTTCTCGGTGTCGAAGGCCAGTACAGCTGGCTCGGCGGCAACTACATCAACGCAAGCTTCCCGGGCGGCGCCATCTACAACAACAACCAGCGCGGCCTCGGCTCGATCACCGGCCGCGTCGGCTACACCTGGGGTCCGGGCCTGGTCTATGTCAAAGGCGGCTACGCCTATTCCGACAACCGCGACACCCTGACCTTCCTGGGCGCCAACGTGCCCTTCACGCTCGATAAGAACCACAGCAACGGCTACACCGTCGGCGCCGGCGTCGAATACATGTTCGCGCCGAACTGGTCGGCCAAGGCCGAGTACATGTACTACGACTTCGGCAGCACCCGCTTCGTGACGCCTGGCGTGCTGGCGCCGTTCGGCAGCTGGCGCAACGACGAGCATACGCTGAAAGTCGGCGTCAACTACCGCTTCAACCTCGGCGGCCCGGTGGCCGCACGCTACTGATCGCCCTCAGCGGGAAGTTGCACCAGAGACTACGAAAGGCCGGCTTCATGCCGGCCTTTTTGCTGTCGCATCCCATTTTCGGTTTCGCGGAAACCCGTCAAACCAAACGTTAACGGCGGAAAAAATCGCAGGCAGGCCCGTGGTTTTCCCGAGTTGTTAACCGGGTACCTCGATACTGCCGCGCGAGGAAACATCCCAAGGTAGCGTAGACGGGGCGGCGGACACATGGCGTTTCGGTTCAGAACGAGCAAATTCAAACTCAAGGGTTTCAGCTTTCCGCGGTTCGGCGTCAGGGGCAGTCTTTTCGTCGCCTTCGCCGTCATCGCCGGCATGGCGATCGTCATCAGCGCCGGCGCGGGCCTGGTGCTCGGACGTCTCGGCGGGACCATGGTCGACCTGAGCGGACGCGACATCCCCCGCCTCGCCGCCAGCCTGCAGCTCTCGGCGCAGAGCGCGAGCCTGGCCAGCCAGGGGCCGGCGCTTCTGGCCGCGCGCAGCGAAGAGGCGCTGAACGAACGCTCCAAGAAGATGAAGGAAACCCAGACGCTGGCGCTGCAGAAGCTCGGCGAGATCATCGAGCTCGGCGCCGACAAGAACGTCGTCGCGGCGCTCAACGAAACCGTCAAGAACATCGACGACATGATCAAGAGCCTGGGCTCGGCTGCGCGCGAACGGCTCGACGTCGCCGCCCTGCATGACAAGCAATATGCCGCCTTGCGCAAGGCGCAGGCCGATTTCGTCACCGCCTCGGCGCCGGCGATGATGGACGCGCAGGCCCGGATCAACGCGGTCCTGGGAGCCGCCAACCTGTCGACCGACGATGCCAGCGAGGCGGCGCGCAACGTCGAACTGCTCGGCAACGTCATTGCCAGCACCAACCTGATGGCGTCGGACATGACGGCGGCGCTGTCGGCCAACAACAGCGACACGCTGGAAGCGATCGAAAAGGAATTCAAGGAGACGCAGGGCCGCGTCAAATCCAACCTCGAAATCCTGCCCAAGAACGCCAGCACCAAGGCGCTGAGCGAGGCGGCGCTGAAACTGCTGTCGCTCGGCGAGGGCAAGACCCGCGTCTTCAAGATCCGCCAGCTGGAACTCGACTCCACCGACTACGGCGAGACCATTCTGGAGGAAACCCGCAAGCTCAATGTCGGCCTCGGCATCAGCGTGCAGCAACTGGTCGACGGCGTCCGCAAGGAAACCGACACCTCGACCTGGCAGGCGCGCCAGGAGATTTCACTGGCGACCATGGTCATGCTCGGGCTCGGCGTGCTGACGCTGATAGGCTCGATCCTGTTCGTCTGGCTCTATGTCGGCCGCAGCATCCTGCGCCGGATCCGCAGCCTGCAGCGTTCAATGCAGCAGCTGTCGAGCGGCGACCTCGAATCCGAGATCTACCAGAGCCACCAGACGGACGAGATCGCGGCGATGGCCGACTCGCTCTTGGTGTTCCGCGACAGTATGATCCAGAGCCGCGCGCTCTCGGCCGACCAGGACAAGGACCGCATCGCCAAGTCCGAACGCGCCACCCGCATGGAAGCGCGCATCGTCGAGTTCGAAACCACCGTTCGCTCAGCACTCGACAGCCTGCAGTCCGCAGCGGGCTCGATGCAGACCACCGCGCAAAGCATGTCGACGACCGCGGACCAGTCCAGCGCACTGGTCAACGCGGTGGCCTCCGCCGCCGAGGAAACCTCGGTCAACGTCCAGACCGTGTCGTCGGGCACCGAACAACTGTCGTCTTCGATCGAGGAAATCGGCCGTCAGGTCGTCACCTCGGCGGAAATCGCCCGCAAGGCGGTCGAGGAAGCAGGCCAGACCGACGCCACCATGCAGGGGCTCGCCGAAAACGCCGGCCGGATCAGCGTGGTGGTCGATCTGATCCAGACCATCGCCTCGCAGACCAACCTCCTGGCGCTGAACGCCACCATCGAAGCCGCCCGCGCCGGTGAAGCCGGCCGCGGATTTGCCGTGGTCGCTTCCGAAGTGAAGAGCCTCGCCAACCAGACCGCGAAGGCCACCGACGAAATCCGCCAGCAGATCGGCAGCATGCAGACGGTGACGACGTCGGCGGTGTCGGCGATCCGCAGCATCTCCTCTACCATCAGCGAGATCAACGACGTCACCACCGCGATCGCGGCCGCGGTCGAGGAGCAGGGTGCGGCGACGCGCGAGATCGCGCGCAACATCCAGCACGCCGCCGGCGGCACCAGCGAGGTCTCCAGCAACATCGTCGGCGTCTCCTCAGCCTCGACCGAAGCCGGAACCGCCGCCAACGAGGTTCTGACCGCCTCCAGCGCGCTGCGCCGCGAGGCCGAGGTGCTGCGTGAGGAAATCGACGCGTTCCTGTCGAATATCAGGGCGGCGTAAGCGAATTCGTCGTTCCGGGATGGTGCGCCAGCACCAGACCCGGAATGACGGCTCAAATCGAGAGGGGCCGGGCCCCCACGCAACCCATGCCCAATATCCAAACCGCCCCCCGCTTTTTCATCTAGCGCCCCGCCGTAGGTGCGGCTAAGCCGTAGCCATGGATACAAAAACAGACACGGTTCAGTCCTCGGCCGAGGCACTGCGATACCCCTGGGAAAATCATCCCGGCCACGATCAGGTCGTCGAGGTCATGCCCGGCGTATTGTGGGTCCGGCTGAAGCTGCCGTTCCGGCTCAACCACGTGAACATCTATCTGCTCGCCGACGGCGACGGCTGGGCGATGGTCGATTCCGGGTTCGGCAATGAGGAAACCATCGCGGCCTGGACCACGCTGTTCGAGGGCCCGCTGCGGCATGTGAAGCTGACGCGGCTGATCGTGACCCATTCGCATCCCGATCACGTCGGCCTCGCCGGCTGGATCGTCGAGCGCTTCAACTGCCCGCTGCAGATGTCGCAGGTCGAATATCTGCAGTCGGTCTACCACCAGAACCGCGGCACCGAAGAACGCAAGCTGGCGCAGCGGCTGTTCTTCCGCCGCCACGGCATGGACGAGAACCTGACCGACAAGCTGCTCGGCCGCGGCCAGGATTACCTGAAGCGGGTTTCGGTGCTGCCGCCGGCCTATCGCCGCATCTCGCATGGCGACGAGATTTCGATCGGGACGCGGCGCTTCAAGGTCATCACCGGCGGCGGCCACGCCCTCGACCAGGTGATGTTGTATTGCGCCGCCGACAAGCTGTTCCTGTCCGCCGACCAGGTGCTGAGCAAGATCTCGCCCAATGTCAGCGTCTGGGCGGTCGAGCCCGACCAGAATTCGCTCGGCGAATATCTGGCCTCCTTGGCGAGCCTGACCACGACACTGCCCTACGACGTCATGGTGCTGCCCGGCCACGGCGTGCCGTTTTACGGCCTGAAGACGCGCATCAAGCAGTTGGCCGACCACCACGAGGATCGTTGCCGGCTGATCGCGGAAGCCTGCCGTGTCGTTCCGCAAACCTCGCGGCAACTGGTGCCGGTCGTGTTCCACAAATACGAACTCGACGTGCACCAGATGGGCTTTGCCGCCGGCGAACTGATCGCGCATGTCAATTACATGCTCAACGAAGGCCGCCTGACCTCGGAAGTGACCGACGGCGTGCTGCGGTTCCGGACCACCTAGAGCCTTTTCCGTTCCGATGGAATCGGAACGGGGCTCTAGATTTTTGATTTGACGCGTTTTCTTGACGCGAACCGGTTTCCACTTCGCTGGAAAACGCTCTACTCCTCGCGGCGAAACGCGCTGAACTGGAACACCTGCCGCGAACCCCAGGGCGTCGCGTGCTCGTGGCGCCGCGTCTGCAGCAGCCTGAACTCACGACCGAGCGCGCGTCCGAGGCTTTCGGCATCATAGCGCACCACCGGCAACCCGCTGCACCGTTCGGGGCCGTCAGGCGCGAAGGTGGCGATGACGGCATGCCCGCCGGGCTTCAAGCCGCGCTTGAGGCAGGCGACATAGGCGGCGCGGTCATTCGCATCGGTGAGAAAATGAAATGCCGCCCGGTCGTGCCAGAGGTCGTAGGTCGCCGGCGGCTGCCAGGCCGTTACATCAGCGACGATCCATCGGGCCTTCGCGGCCTGCGTGCCCAGTCGAGCCTTGGCCGCCTCCAGCGCTGCAGCGGACAGGTCGAGCACGGTGACGTCGTGAAATCCCTTCGCGAGCAGTTGATCCACCAGCCGTGAGGCCCCGCCGCCGATGTCGACGATGGCCGAGGCCTCAGTGGCGCCAACCAGCGCAATGGCTTGAAGCGACGGCGCCGGATTCTCCTGAAACCAGCTGACCTCGTTCTCCGCCTTTTTGGCGTAGACGTCTTCCCAATGGGCTTGCCGGCTTTCACGCTCCAATGCGGCCTCCCGCGATTGTTCGGCCGCATTTCCGGCCGGTCGAAAAGTGATCGTAGCACCTGACGCGCTTGTGCGCGCAGCCCGCAACATGCCGGGACAGTAAATCGCGCCTAGCACATTGATCGGGATCAAGTTTTGCTCCGCGCTCGGAGCAACCCTCCTGTCCTCCGGTACATTACCGAGCGGCCCGAATCGGCTCGACACGAAACCTGGAAAAGCTCTAAAAAGGGCGGAGCTAACAAGAGGACGGCCAACCCGGCCTGTCCGTTCCGGGTCTCGTGATGGATTACAGCCAATTTTTCAGTGCCGCCCTCAACCGCCTGCATGAAGAGCGGCGTTACCGGGTCTTCGCCGACCTCGAACGGATCGCCGGCCGGTTCCCGCACGCGCTCTGGCACTCGCCGAAGGGCCCGCGCAACGTCGTGATCTGGTGTTCCAACGACTATCTCGGCATGGGCCAGCACCCCAGGGTGGTCGGCGCCATGGTCGAGACCGCCACCCGCGTCGGCACCGGCGCAGGCGGCACCCGCAACATCGCCGGAACCCATCATCCGCTGGTGCAGCTCGAGGCCGAACTGGCCGATCTGCACGGCAAGCAGGCTTCGCTGCTGTTCACCTCGGGCTACGTCTCGAACCAGACCGGCATCGCGACCATCGCCAAGCTGATCCCGAACTGCCTGATCCTGTCGGACGCGCTCAACCACAATTCGATGATCGAAGGCGTCCGTCAGGCCGGCTGCGAACGCCAGATCTTCCGTCACAACGACGTCGAGCATCTGGAACAGCTCTTGATCGCGGCGGGTCCCGACCGGCCCAAGCTGATCGCCTGCGAAAGCCTGTATTCGATGGACGGCGACGTCGCGCCGCTGGCGAAGATTTGCGATCTGGCCGAAAAGTACGGCGCCATGACCTATGTCGACGAGGTCCATGCAGTCGGCATGTACGGCCCGCGCGGCGGCGGCATCGCCGAGCGTGACGGCGTCATGCACCGCATCGACGTGCTCGAGGGCACGCTCGCAAAAGCCTTCGGCTGCCTCGGCGGCTATATTGCCGGGAATGCCGACATCATCGACGCCGTGCGTTCCTATGCGCCGGGCTTCATCTTCACCACCGCGCTGCCGCCGGCGATCTGTTCCGCCGCCACCGCTGCGATCCGTCATCTCAAGACCTCGAGCTGGGAGCGCGAGCGCCACCAGGACCGCGCCGCCCGCGTCAAGGCGATTCTGAACGCCGCCGGCCTGCCGGTGATGTCGAACGACACCCATATCGTGCCGCTGTTCGTCGGCGACCCCGAGAAGTGCAAGCAGGCCTGCGACATCCTGCTCGAGGAGCACGGCGTCTACATCCAGCCGATCAACTATCCGACCGTGGCCAAGGGCACCGAACGGCTGCGGATCACGCCCTCGCCCTACCATGACGACGGCCTGATCGACGGCCTCGCCGACGCGCTGCTGCAGGTCTGGGAACGCCTCGGCCTGCCGCTGAAGCAGAAATCGCTGGCGGCCGAGTAACCCTACCCTTCCGAATCCCGTCAAATTGGGCCGGTGGCGCGATGCGCTGCCGGCCCAATGCGTTTATACTCCACGACGGCCCTTTCGGGCCGGGAAGGAGACAGGCCGCGATGCTGCACGACTGGGGCGTAATCGCCGCCGCGTTCGCCTATATCGGGCTGCTGTTCTTTGTCGCCAGCCAGGGCAACCGGCTGTCGCCGAGCCAGCGCGGCCGCGCCGGCATGCTGATCTATCCGCTGTCGCTGGCGATCTATTGCACCTCCTGGACCTTCTTCGGCTCGGTCGGCTTCGCCACCCGCACCAGCGTCGACTTTCTCGCGATCTATGTCGGCCCGATCCTGATGATCGGGCTTTGCACGCCACTGCTGCGCCGGGTGATCCAGCTCGCCAAGTCGCAGAACATCACCTCGATCGCCGACTTCATCGCCGCGCGCTACGGCAAGAGCCAGGCGGTTGCCGCCACCGTGGCGCTGATCGCGATCATCGGATCGGTTCCCTATATCGCGCTCCAGCTCAAGGCGATGGCGTCGTCGCTGGAGACCATCCTGAGCGAGGACAAGGCGTTCTCCTCGATCCCGATCATCGGCGACATCGCGCTGGTCGTCACGCTGGCGATGGCGGTGTTCGCGGTGCTGTTCGGCACCCGCCAGACCGACGCCACCGAGCACCAGCACGGCCTGATGCTGGCGGTTGCCACCGAATCCATCGTCAAGCTGGTGGCCTTCCTCGCCGCCGGCGCCTTCGTCACCTTCTGGATGTTCACACCCGTCGAACTGATCGAACGCGCGATGAAGACCCCGGAGGCGGTGCGTGTCATCGACTACGTGCCGGGGATAGGCAATTTCCTGACCATGACGCTGCTTTCGTTCTGCGCGATCATGCTGCTGCCGCGGCAGTTTCACGTCAGCGTGGTCGAGAATTCCAGCATGGCCGAGGTCAACCGCGCCCGCTGGCTGTTTCCGCTCTATCTGGTCGCCATCAACCTGTTCGTGATCCCGATC harbors:
- a CDS encoding MBL fold metallo-hydrolase, producing MDTKTDTVQSSAEALRYPWENHPGHDQVVEVMPGVLWVRLKLPFRLNHVNIYLLADGDGWAMVDSGFGNEETIAAWTTLFEGPLRHVKLTRLIVTHSHPDHVGLAGWIVERFNCPLQMSQVEYLQSVYHQNRGTEERKLAQRLFFRRHGMDENLTDKLLGRGQDYLKRVSVLPPAYRRISHGDEISIGTRRFKVITGGGHALDQVMLYCAADKLFLSADQVLSKISPNVSVWAVEPDQNSLGEYLASLASLTTTLPYDVMVLPGHGVPFYGLKTRIKQLADHHEDRCRLIAEACRVVPQTSRQLVPVVFHKYELDVHQMGFAAGELIAHVNYMLNEGRLTSEVTDGVLRFRTT
- a CDS encoding outer membrane protein; protein product: MKKFLLATVALAAFAAPALGADLGARPYYNKSAPVYAAPLYNWTGFYIGGHIGGAFAGSNNLNGLVLSDYSTRFLGGLQAGADYQFAPNWVLGVEGQYSWLGGNYINASFPGGAIYNNNQRGLGSITGRVGYTWGPGLVYVKGGYAYSDNRDTLTFLGANVPFTLDKNHSNGYTVGAGVEYMFAPNWSAKAEYMYYDFGSTRFVTPGVLAPFGSWRNDEHTLKVGVNYRFNLGGPVAARY
- a CDS encoding methyl-accepting chemotaxis protein, with product MAFRFRTSKFKLKGFSFPRFGVRGSLFVAFAVIAGMAIVISAGAGLVLGRLGGTMVDLSGRDIPRLAASLQLSAQSASLASQGPALLAARSEEALNERSKKMKETQTLALQKLGEIIELGADKNVVAALNETVKNIDDMIKSLGSAARERLDVAALHDKQYAALRKAQADFVTASAPAMMDAQARINAVLGAANLSTDDASEAARNVELLGNVIASTNLMASDMTAALSANNSDTLEAIEKEFKETQGRVKSNLEILPKNASTKALSEAALKLLSLGEGKTRVFKIRQLELDSTDYGETILEETRKLNVGLGISVQQLVDGVRKETDTSTWQARQEISLATMVMLGLGVLTLIGSILFVWLYVGRSILRRIRSLQRSMQQLSSGDLESEIYQSHQTDEIAAMADSLLVFRDSMIQSRALSADQDKDRIAKSERATRMEARIVEFETTVRSALDSLQSAAGSMQTTAQSMSTTADQSSALVNAVASAAEETSVNVQTVSSGTEQLSSSIEEIGRQVVTSAEIARKAVEEAGQTDATMQGLAENAGRISVVVDLIQTIASQTNLLALNATIEAARAGEAGRGFAVVASEVKSLANQTAKATDEIRQQIGSMQTVTTSAVSAIRSISSTISEINDVTTAIAAAVEEQGAATREIARNIQHAAGGTSEVSSNIVGVSSASTEAGTAANEVLTASSALRREAEVLREEIDAFLSNIRAA
- a CDS encoding helix-turn-helix domain-containing protein; protein product: MTGPELKKLREHLGEAIGRNLTVADMAKLCGLPEQDGASTIRKWEVSGPSGPVAELLRILAMASDHYPILEMFNVFDRHDVAVKDRPARRQAFREQMLSDVLRRIG
- a CDS encoding class I SAM-dependent methyltransferase, giving the protein MERESRQAHWEDVYAKKAENEVSWFQENPAPSLQAIALVGATEASAIVDIGGGASRLVDQLLAKGFHDVTVLDLSAAALEAAKARLGTQAAKARWIVADVTAWQPPATYDLWHDRAAFHFLTDANDRAAYVACLKRGLKPGGHAVIATFAPDGPERCSGLPVVRYDAESLGRALGREFRLLQTRRHEHATPWGSRQVFQFSAFRREE
- the hemA gene encoding 5-aminolevulinate synthase; translated protein: MDYSQFFSAALNRLHEERRYRVFADLERIAGRFPHALWHSPKGPRNVVIWCSNDYLGMGQHPRVVGAMVETATRVGTGAGGTRNIAGTHHPLVQLEAELADLHGKQASLLFTSGYVSNQTGIATIAKLIPNCLILSDALNHNSMIEGVRQAGCERQIFRHNDVEHLEQLLIAAGPDRPKLIACESLYSMDGDVAPLAKICDLAEKYGAMTYVDEVHAVGMYGPRGGGIAERDGVMHRIDVLEGTLAKAFGCLGGYIAGNADIIDAVRSYAPGFIFTTALPPAICSAATAAIRHLKTSSWERERHQDRAARVKAILNAAGLPVMSNDTHIVPLFVGDPEKCKQACDILLEEHGVYIQPINYPTVAKGTERLRITPSPYHDDGLIDGLADALLQVWERLGLPLKQKSLAAE